In a genomic window of Phaenicophaeus curvirostris isolate KB17595 chromosome Z, BPBGC_Pcur_1.0, whole genome shotgun sequence:
- the FBXO4 gene encoding F-box only protein 4, translating into MADGRAGERGGLEAAVRGGFRVLRERWMRGNRERAVPTHPALPEDAEAVSALQTLPIDVQLNIMSFLSPQDLCSLGSTSSYWRVAVQDPLLWRYFLLRDLPFWSSVDWKSLPDVEIFNKAFSEVSDNALHDYMAVYKKSCPQNRRSLKSSRPRYAAVTSFLQSLVTQTEPRFAMFGPGLEELDDSLVKRMMTCPEILLVAGLPQRQIHGIGSGVTFQFNNNQKFNILTLYSTTSVERRRARAEQAVVVNKMFYQENSIVGNQQAVHYNVIAQVKRVCEVVDGFIYVANAEAHKRHDRQEELARILAMIDPALGPPNRPLLVLSCVSHVGVERIPCVYMAHQLQLNLLRQPWMVQDTVAATLDGLLSGIEWLLEEADYKNAQ; encoded by the exons ATGGCTGATGGCAGAgccggggagcggggagggctGGAAGCTGCCGTGAGGGGTGGGTTTCGCGTCCTCCGGGAGCGCTGGATGCGTGGGAACCGCGAGCGCGCGGTTCCCACGCATCCAGCGCTCCCGGAGGACGCGGAGGCGGTGAGCGCCTTGCAGACCCTACCG ATCGACGTGCAGCTGAACATCATGTCTTTCCTTTCGCCGCAAGATTTGTGCAGTTTGGGAAGCACGAGCTCTTACTGGAGGGTGGCTGTGCAAGATCCGTTGTTGTGGAGGTATTTTCTTCTGAGAGATCTTCCCTTTTGGTCTTCTGTTGATTGGAAATCGCTCCCAGATGTGGAGATTTTTAATAAAGCCTTTTCAGAGGTCAGTGATAATGCGCTGCACGATTACATGGCAGT ATACAAAAAAAGCTGTCCTCAGAATAGAAGAAGTTTGAAATCAAGCCGTCCCCGGTATGCAGCTGTGACATCCTTTTTGCAGTCACTGGTCACTCAGACAGAACCTCGCTTTGCTATGTTTGGGCCAGGTTTGGAAGAGTTGGATGACTCTTTAGTTAAAAGGATGATGACATGCCCAGAAATTCTACTAGTAGCTGGCCTACCTCAAAGGCAAATTCATG GAATTGGATCAGGAGTCACTTTTCAGTTTAATAACAATCAAAAATTCAATATTCTGACATTATATTCAACCACAAG tgttgaaAGGAGGAGAGCAAGGGCAGAGCAAGCTGTTGTTGTGAATAAGATGTTCTACCAAGAGAACAGCATAGTAGGGAATCAGCAAGCTGTGCATTACAATGTAATAGCTCAAGTTAAAAGGGTGTGCGAAGTAGTTGATGGATTCATTTATGTTGCTAATGCAGAAGCTCATAAAA GGCACGATCGTCAAGAGGAACTGGCTCGTATTTTGGCAATGATTGATCCAGCCCTTGGGCCTCCAAATAGACCTCTGCTAGTTTTGTCTTGTGTCTCTCATGTTGGTGTCGAAAGAATTCCATGTGTTTACATGGCACATCAGTTGCAACTAAATCTGCTACGTCAGCCCTGgatg gTTCAGGACACTGTAGCTGCAACTTTAGATGGATTGCTAAGTGGAATTGAGTGGCTTCTAGAAGAAGCAGATTATAAAAATGCTCAGTAA
- the RIMOC1 gene encoding RAB7A-interacting MON1-CCZ1 complex subunit 1, whose amino-acid sequence MAAAGALRPRLEALGRRLPARGAAGRDDSFLAKGCATLEKLKNLCNEGREHPSTLLQLYTQGVLDITYFEENQLVDEDFPEESSLQKVRELTCVLSEPEDIVRECSINEEPIDIIGTELLECLYWRRGALLYMYCHTARERSEWLQENLAIFERCLNDGVHYLMKMLSFRCPLQLNEDVTVQDKDTARLLSEGVFSDTHLLAMMYSGEMCYWGLQHCGERKQKKLETADSIFNSDLGCRSQSVLVDFRETGKKMLMKYVAVCEGPLKCKGWNTTTAKQMLCYLVQSQN is encoded by the exons ATGGCGGCGGCCGGGGCGCTGCGGCCGCGGCTGGAGGCGCTGGGCCGGCGGCTGCCggcgcgcggggcggcgggaCGCGACG ATTCCTTCTTAGCAAAGGGCTGTGCTACTCTGGAGAAACTGAAGAACCTCTGTAATGAAGGAAGAGAACATCCTTCCACGCTTTTGCAGCTCTATACTCAG GGTGTCTTAGACATTACATATTTTGAGGAAAACCAGCTTGTGGATGAAGATTTTCCAGAAGAATCTTCATTGCAGAAAGTTAGAGAACTTACTTGTGTTCTCTCAGAACCAGAAGACATAGTGAGGGAATGCAGCATAAATGAAGAA cccATCGATATCATTGGTACAGAGTTATTAGAATGTCTttactggagaagaggagccttgctttacatgtaTTGTCATACAGCAAGAGAGAGGAGTGAATGGCTGCAAGAAAACCTTGCCATATTTGAAAGG TGTCTTAATGATGGAGTTCATTACTTGATGAAGATGCTTAGCTTTAGATGCCCTCTTCAACTGAATGAAGATGTTACAGTTCAAGATAAAGACACAGCTAGATTACTCagtgaag GTGTATTTAGTGACACTCACCTACTGGCGATGATGTACAGTGGAGAAATGTGCTACTGGGGACTGCAGCACTGTggagaaaggaagcagaaaaaactGGAGACAGCAGATTCCATCTTTAACAGTGACCTGGGCTGCAGATCACAGAGTGTGTTGGTGGATTTCCGAGAAACGGgcaaaaaaatgttaatgaaataTGTGGCTGTTTGTGAGGGACCTTTAAAATGCAAAGGGTGGAACACAACAACTGCAAAACAAATGTTGTGTTACTTGGTACAATCCCAAAACTAA